Below is a genomic region from Parcubacteria group bacterium CG10_big_fil_rev_8_21_14_0_10_36_14.
CTGGTAAAAGAAGGCGATAAAATCAAAGTAGAAAAGTTAGAAGGAAAAGCCGACGATAAAATTATCTTGGAAGATGTGCTTATGGTTAATGAAAAAATGGGGTCTCCTCTTGTAGAGGGCGCCAAAGTAGAAGTAAAAGTTTTAAAACAGGGCAAAAGAAAAAAAATTCGCGTAGTCAAATACAAACCAAAAACCAGATATAAAAAGGAAACCGGACACAAACAACTGTTTACAGAAATACAAATAGAAAAAATCAGCGCTTAATCCGCTGATTTTTTTATAGTTCCTGTCTTCCTTCCAGGGCTGACGAAAGAGTTATTGGGTCGGCATATTCAAGTTCGCTTCCCATTGGGAGTCCGCGGGCAAGTCGACTTATTTTTATATTC
It encodes:
- the rplU gene encoding 50S ribosomal protein L21, which gives rise to MLAIIKTGGKQYLVKEGDKIKVEKLEGKADDKIILEDVLMVNEKMGSPLVEGAKVEVKVLKQGKRKKIRVVKYKPKTRYKKETGHKQLFTEIQIEKISA